Part of the Desulfolutivibrio sulfoxidireducens genome is shown below.
GACCCCGATAATCGACAGGAACAGCGCCGACATGATGACGATGATAAAGGCGTTCATGGAATGCTGGAAAGGCAGCTCCACGTTCATTCCGTACATGCTGGCGATCAGATTGGGGATCATGAGGATGATGGTCACGCTGGTCAAAACCTTCATGACCACGTTGAGGTTGTTGGAGATGATCGAGGCGAAGGCGTCCATGAGCCCGCTTAGGATGTTGCTGTAGATCTTGGTCATGTGGATGGCCTGGAGGTTCTCGGTGATGGCGTCGTCGAGAAGGTCCTTGTCGAGTTCGTCCAGGCGCACGATGTCCGCCCTGGTGATCCTGGCCATGATCAGTTCGTTGGCCTTGACCGAGGTCATGAAGTAGACGAGGCTTTTCTCGATGTTCACCAGCTTGATCAGGGCCTCGTTTTTCATGGACTTGTGCAGATTGTCCTCGAGCATGTTCGATTTCTTGTTGATCTCCTTGAGATGGCGCAGGAAGGTGATGGAGGTGTTGAGAAAAATCTGGATGATGAACCGGGCCCGGTCGCTGATGAGGAAATTCTTGACCCGGCCGTCCAGGAAGTGCTGGATGATCTCGTTTTCCTGGCGGCACACGGTGATGATCAGCCGGTCCTTTTTGATGATGCCCAGCGGGAGGGTGTAAAAAGGGATGTCGTCATCCTCGTCCGGGGAGCGCATGGGGGTATGCACCACGATGAGCACGCTGCCGTCGTCGGTCTCGATGCGGGCACGTTCGTCGATGTCCAGGGCGTCGATGAGGAAATCCTGGGGCACGCCGGTCTGTTCGGCCAGGGACTTGATCTCCGCCTCACCGGGATTGACCACGTTGATCCAACAGTCATCCTCGATCTGCCTGATTTCGCCGAGCTTGCCGCCGATGTGCTTATGGATGGAGATCATCGGACGCCTCGCTTCTCGATCTGGGTGAAGGTCGTACGGCCGCCGCAAGCGGCGGCCGCGCCCGAATTTCTGACGGCGGCAACCCTCGCCGTGGGCGGTCCATCATAGGCTCTGGCCGCATCGGGCGCAAGACGCCCGTCGCCATTGCGTTGTGTTTGCGGTGGCTCCCGGTCATCGGGTAGGAGGGGGCCTCACGGCCCCCGTCCTCCCACACCACCGGGCGTACGGTTCCGTACCACGGCGGTTCACGTCACATAGTGCAACCTGCGCAGTTGATCGAGCAGCGACACGAGTCCACAGGCATCAAAGAATTTCTTCGGGAAGGCCGCGTTCATATGCGAGGCCCCGGCGTTCCACCACGGGCCGCGCCCGTTGGTGGCCGAGCGCCAGGCCCGCTCCTCGGTCAATCCCCGCCGCATCAGGTTCTTCGCCCGCGTGTAGGAGCGTTTCCACTGTCGCCAGAGCAGGCAGCGCAGCTTACGCCGCAGCCACTCGTCCAGTTCCTCGAAAACGCCTTTCACTTCCGCCAGCTTGAAGTAGTTCACCCAGCCCCGCAGCTTCGGCGTGAGGGTGGCTATCGTGGTCGACAGCGAACGGCCGCGCCCTCGACGGAGTTCTTCGCGGATGGCTCCTTTGAACCGTTTCACTGTCTGCGGCGCGACTTTCAGTCGCGGACGCACGTGCCACGTCATCGAGTATCCGAGAAACTTCCGTTTCCAGGGCCGGTCTACCGCGCTCTTGTCCACGTTGACCCGCAACTTCAACCGGTCTGCCAGAAACCGTGTGAGCGAGGCCATGACTCGTTCGCCAGCCTGCCGCGTTCGCACGTACACGTTGCAATCGTCGGCATAGCGGCAAAACGTGTGGCCTCTCCGTTCAAGCTCCTTGTCCAGATCATCCAGAAGGATGTTGGACAAAAGCGGAGACAGAGGGCCGCCCTGCGGCGTGCCCTCGGCTCGCGCGGACATCACGCCCCCGTGCATCATTCCCGCTTGCAGGTAGCGTCGGATGAGACCGAGCACCCGCTTGTCGGCAATCTTGCGGACCACGCGCGCCATGAGCACATCATGGTTCACCCGGTCGAAGAACTTCTCCAGGTCCATATCCACGACGAAGCGACGCCCCTGAGCCGCAAAGGCCCGGGCCTGCGAGACGGCTTGAAGCGCGCCTCGGCCAGGACGAAAACCGTAGCTGGATTCGGAGAAGCCGGGATCGAAGATCGGGGACAACACCTGATGCATGGCCTGCTGGATGAGTCGGTCCAGGGCCGTCGGGATGCCCAGTTGTCGCACCCCGCCGCCCGGCTTGGGGATTTCCACCCCGCGCACCGGCTGGGGCGCGTAGCGCCCCGTCAGCAGTTCTTCTTTGATGCGCGGCCATTCCTGGCGCAGAAAGGGCAGCAGCATGTGGATGGTCATGCCGTCCACACCCGGCGCTCCCTTGTTCGCCCGCACCTGTTTCAAGGCCGCTGTCATGTTCTCGCGTTCGACCACCGTTTCCATCAACCTGTGCCGTCGCGGATCGGAGTGCTCCGTCCTTGCCGTGGCGCTTGACGCGCCGCCGCCCTGCTCTCGGGGATTCCGTCCCCTACCCTCCGGCGTGGTCGCGGGCATCCCAGCCCGCGCTTCTGCGTCTGCCTTCGCCATCGAAATTCCGGCCCCCATCCCATGTGACGTGTTTGGGCCTTCAGTCCGGTCGACAGACCTACTATGCCCTCGGCTGACTTCTGCCCGCCCATCCCAACGCCTCACGACGCCGGTAGCACACGGCAGGCGGACAGACCTCCCCGGGTAATGCGCACCCACCTTCACGCTTATGCCCGTCGCATATACGACCGCGCCTTCCGTGCAGGTATCGGACTTTGAAGATATTTGCCTTCTCATCCGACGCGGCCGCCTCGTATGCGCTTCCTGTTCGTCGGGCCAGCGCTTTGCCTGCGGCTTCCTTCAGATTCCACCTCGCGGCGGACACCCTTGCCGTCCGGCTACCAGTTCCCCCTGCCGGGTCTGGAGAGGACTTTCACCTCCAAGTGGATGCGCCCTGCCGGGCGCACAAAAAAAAAGCGGCCATGCCGCCGCCTGTGGGGGATACCTCTCCCATGGCCCTCGCGGGCCTTTTCGCGCACCGCCGCCGCGACGCTAAAACCGCGCCGCTTTGGACTTGGCGTCCGCCCCGTCCCGATCCGCCCGCCTGGGCAGAGGGAGCCGGGCCGCCAGATCCGGCACCGGGCTTATGCCCCGAAATTCCTCTTCCCGGGTCTTGAGGGGCTTGGGATCGAAGGCCTGGGAGGCGTGGGCCGCATCACGGCCCAAGAGCTCCCGAACCGCCGCCCCGCCAGCGGAACTCCACTCGCCGCCCTTGACGCACAAGGCCACGAACAGCCCCGCGAAGAGGAAAAATTTCAGGTAATAACTCATCCTGTTTTCTCCCAGGGGGGGAAGGCGACCGGCCGCGGGCGGCCGGGTTTCGCGCAATGCCCGGCCTCCGGGCATTGCTCCTGTGGATACTTGCCATGGGGGTTAAACAGATTCCCCGATTTTGGCAACCCCGGTTTTGTGAAATTTTGTTCATTCCCTACGCTGGGTTCTGAAAAAGCCGACCCGGGAAATGCAAAGGACGCTAGCGCATGTACTTGAGGAACTCCCCGGACGGGGTCAGGATCACCCGGGTGTTTTCCATCGTCGCGGCCTTGTAGGCGTCAAGGCTGCGCACGAAGGAATAGAATTCCCGGGCAGGCCGCAGGGCCTCGGCGAAGATCGCGGCGGCCTCGGCGTCGCCCTCGCCGCGCAGCACATCGGCCTTGCGCTGGGCCTCGGCCAGGATGATCGTGCGTTCCCGGTCGGCCCCGGACTTGATCTTGTCCATCTCCTCCTGGCCCTCGGAGCGGTACAGCTTGGCCTCGCGGATGCGTTCCGAGCGCATGCGGTTGAAGATGGCCTGTTCGTTCTGCGGCGGCAGGTCCGTCCGCTTGATGCGCACATCCACCACCTCGAGTCCGTAGGGCGAGAGCATCTCGTTGGTCTTGGCCGTCACCAGGGACATGATCTCGGCGCGTTTTTCCGAAACCAGCTCGTGCAGGGAGAACCGGCCCAGGACCACGCGCAGTTCGGCGTAGATGATGTCCTCGAGCCGGGCCTGGGCGCGCTGCTCCGTGCGCAGGGTACGGTAGAAGAGAAGCGGATCGGTGATGCGCCACCTCGAGTAGTTGTCCACGACCATGGTTTTTTTGTCCTTGGTCAGGATCTCGGCGGCCTTGGCCTCGTAGTCGAGGATGCGCGCGTCGAAGAACAGGGCGTTTTGCACGAAGGGCAGCTTGAAATGCAACCCCGGGCCCAGGGTTTCGCCTATGGGTTTGCCCAGTTGGAGCACGATGGCCCGCTCGGTCTCGTCCACGACAAAGGCGCTCTGGCTTATGCCCACCAGGACGAGCACGGCCACGACGCCGAGGATGATGGAGGATCGTTTCATCTAGTTGCCCCCTTCCTGGCGCGGAGCCTTGCCGGCCTCGGCCTCGGAACGCGGGGCGCGGCGCGCCCCCTGGTCCAGGGGCAGGTAGGGCACGGCCTGCCGCAGGGCCTCGTCGGAGAGGATGATCTTGTCCAGGGCCGGATTTTTCAATATCGTCTCCATGCCCTCGAGGAAAAGCCGCTCCCGGGTGACCTCCGGGGCCTTGGCGTATTCGGCGGCCAGGGCGGCGAAGCGGGCGGCCTCGCCCTTGGCCTTGCGCACCACCTGATCCTTGTAGGCCAGGGCCTGGTTCTCCATGGTCGCGGCCTGCCCCCGGGACTTGGGGGTGATGTCGTTGCGGTAGGCCTCGGCCTCGTTGACCAGCCGGACGCGGTCCTCGCGGGCGCTGGCCACGTCCTTGAAGGCGTCGATGACGTCGCGCGGGGGATGCACGTCCTGAAGCTGCACGGCCACCACGTCGATGCCGCTGTCGTATTTGTCCATCATTTTTTGCAAAAGTTCCATGGTGGCGATCTGAATCCCCACCTTGCCGTCGGT
Proteins encoded:
- a CDS encoding magnesium transporter CorA family protein: MISIHKHIGGKLGEIRQIEDDCWINVVNPGEAEIKSLAEQTGVPQDFLIDALDIDERARIETDDGSVLIVVHTPMRSPDEDDDIPFYTLPLGIIKKDRLIITVCRQENEIIQHFLDGRVKNFLISDRARFIIQIFLNTSITFLRHLKEINKKSNMLEDNLHKSMKNEALIKLVNIEKSLVYFMTSVKANELIMARITRADIVRLDELDKDLLDDAITENLQAIHMTKIYSNILSGLMDAFASIISNNLNVVMKVLTSVTIILMIPNLIASMYGMNVELPFQHSMNAFIIVIMSALFLSIIGVLFFLKKKWL
- the ltrA gene encoding group II intron reverse transcriptase/maturase, which gives rise to METVVERENMTAALKQVRANKGAPGVDGMTIHMLLPFLRQEWPRIKEELLTGRYAPQPVRGVEIPKPGGGVRQLGIPTALDRLIQQAMHQVLSPIFDPGFSESSYGFRPGRGALQAVSQARAFAAQGRRFVVDMDLEKFFDRVNHDVLMARVVRKIADKRVLGLIRRYLQAGMMHGGVMSARAEGTPQGGPLSPLLSNILLDDLDKELERRGHTFCRYADDCNVYVRTRQAGERVMASLTRFLADRLKLRVNVDKSAVDRPWKRKFLGYSMTWHVRPRLKVAPQTVKRFKGAIREELRRGRGRSLSTTIATLTPKLRGWVNYFKLAEVKGVFEELDEWLRRKLRCLLWRQWKRSYTRAKNLMRRGLTEERAWRSATNGRGPWWNAGASHMNAAFPKKFFDACGLVSLLDQLRRLHYVT
- the hflC gene encoding protease modulator HflC encodes the protein MKRSSIILGVVAVLVLVGISQSAFVVDETERAIVLQLGKPIGETLGPGLHFKLPFVQNALFFDARILDYEAKAAEILTKDKKTMVVDNYSRWRITDPLLFYRTLRTEQRAQARLEDIIYAELRVVLGRFSLHELVSEKRAEIMSLVTAKTNEMLSPYGLEVVDVRIKRTDLPPQNEQAIFNRMRSERIREAKLYRSEGQEEMDKIKSGADRERTIILAEAQRKADVLRGEGDAEAAAIFAEALRPAREFYSFVRSLDAYKAATMENTRVILTPSGEFLKYMR